The following nucleotide sequence is from Candidatus Methanoplasma cognatum.
CGTCGGGCTCAAGGTATCGGAGGCCGTCGAAGCGCTGGGACTGCCTGATGTGGATACGCTGCAGGAGGCCGTTGGCGGACTGGATATAATCCCTATGGTCTCCGGATACAGGTACGCGGTGATCGTGGACGCCATACAGACCGGGGAATATGAACCGGGCACCGTGCTCATCTTCGACCCGGAAAGCTTTGACTGCACCGTGGCGGACGTTCCGGCGCATGATGTCAACCTAGCTACCGCGATAAAGATGGGGAGACAGATGGACAACAGCGTTATGCCTGCGGTGATCAAATTCGTCGCGATAGAGGTTGCGGACCTCCGGACGGTCAGCGAAGAGATGACCCCTAAGGTTGCGGCGGCCGTAGATCCGGCAAAGAACGCCGTCCTCCACCTGCTTGCCGGATTCAGAGATCCAGATCCGAGTTATTGAACTTCTCGATCTCCTTATTCTTCCTTCCCAGCACGGAGACGTTCAGAGTTGAGCCTCTGATGACGTCCGAAGCGACCCTCATCACGTCCTCCTCCGTTACACCGGATATAGCTTTCAGACGGTCGCTGAGGGAAAGGTACTTACCGTTGAGCAGGAAATCCCTTCCAAGCATATACATACGGTGTTCGGTCGATTCCATGGACCTCACCAGCGCGCCTTTGATCAGGTTCTTCGTTCTCTCCAGCTCCCCTTTCCCGAATCCATTGTCCCTCACATCCCTGTAGACCTTCGCGGTCGTCTCCATGCTCTCGATCACATTTCCGTCGGTGGATGACATGCATGTGCACAGCGCTCCGGCGTCGGAACGCTGTTCCACCATGTTGTATATGGAGTAAACGAGCGCCTTCTTCTCTCTGACCTCCTGGAACAGCCTTGAGCTCATCCCGGAGCCCAGGACCGCGCTAAGCAGCGTAAGCGGCGCCCTGTCCTTATGGTCTGGGTCATAGGCGGGGAACCCCATCGCAACATGATAGTGCTCAGAATTGTTCTTCCTGAAACTGTATCCCGTCTTCGGGGCGGCCGGCCTTTCTCTTTCTATCTTCTTTTTGCCGGAAAGACCGTCGAACTTCTCCTCCGCCCACGAGAGGACCTCCTTCATCTCGACTGCGCCGGCGGCGAATACCGAGATGTTCGGTATGCCGTACCTTTCTTCATAATACTCCCTGAGGTCCTCGGAAGATAACCCTTTCACTATCTCGACGGTACCTCCTTCGTCCTGAGACAGGGGGTGGCCCCTCCATATGTTCGCCGAGAAGACGTCGTGGATATACGTTTCCGGTTCGTTCTCGATCATGCTCAGTTCCTGGATGACGATCTTCTTCTCGAGTTCGACGTCATTTTCGTTGATGAGGGGATTGACCACCACATCGGAGACCGTATCCTTGGCGACATCCTTCGTCTCCTTTATCGTCACTCCGTAGAAGGCGGTCATCTCTTTTCCCGTGAACGCGTTCATCTCGCCGCCGGCGCCTTCCATCTCCTTCGCCATTTGATAGGACGACCTGTTCTTTGTCTCTCTGAACACAACATGCTCCAAAAGGTGCGATATGCCCATCACATTTTCGGACTCGTCCCTGGAACCGGTGCGCACTCCCACCATATATCCCGCGCTCTCGCACCCGGGGATCTTCTCAATAAGCACAGGTATCCCACCTGAGGTCTTCTCAAAAAAAATGTTCTTCCCGCTCATGCCCGCGGGATGATTGTGCGAGTAATTATACATTCACAATCACTACGGCAGGTATCATGACGGAGATGAAGATAATAAGGTACTCCGAACAAAAGTACGATAACCCCACCGCGATAGTGGGTCTGCCGGGGATAGGTCTTGTCGGTTCGATACTCACAAGCTTTGCGATCAGGGAGCTGGACATGGAGGTTGTGGCGGCGATCACATCCCCGGATTTCCCTCCGTACACACTGATCCAGAACGGGAATCCGTATCCGCCGGTAAGAGTGTACGGGTGCAGGAGGGAGAATACTTCGGCCGACTGCGGAGACCTGGTCATCGTGACCTCCGAGATCACGCTCAGGCCGGAACAGTACTACGACCTTAACGCGACCCTTATGGGTCTGTTCAAAGAGATGGGCATAACCAGCGTGATAGCGCTTGAGGGGATACCGCAGTTCGAAGAGAATATGAACATATTCGCCTGCGGGTCGTCGGCGGCCTCCAAAGAAAGGATAGAAGGGCTCGGGCTGAAGATGCTGAACGATGGATTAGTGAGAGGATTGACCGGAGTCATGCTCTACGAGGCGTTCTATTCGAACATGGACGTCATCGCCATGCTGTGTCCCGCCAATCCCGCGTTGCCGGACCCCAGATCGGCGGCGAGGATACTTGAGCCCCTTTCCAAGATCATGCCGGAGCTAGCGATAGATGCGGAACCGCTGTACAAAGAGGCGGAAGAGATCGAGAGCAAGATCAAACAGCAGCAGGAATACGGGTATGACGTTGCGCCCAAGGATATCCAGCAACTTTACGGGTGATCCTCTTTGCAACTTATCCCGACCAAATATTTCGTCACGTCCGGAAAGGCGGCGAGCGGTATATCCGGCCTCAACGCATTCGACCGGGCGCTAATGTCCGCCGGTATCTGCGAGCAGAATCTGGTCGCCGTATCGTCGGTGATACCGGATGGTGCGGTGATGATCGATCGTGTTGAGATACCGATGGGTGCGGTCACCCACTGCGTAATGTCCCAGATGAGGGGAAGGGGCGAAGAGGTCATTTCGGCGGGCATCGCCTACGCCCGCAGGAAGGACGGAAAGGGAGGATACGTCGCGGAAGGGCACCTGCACGGATCCGGGAAGAGCCTGAGGATAGAACTGGAAAAGAGGGTCGAAGAGATGTCGAAGGTCCGTGAAGCGGCTTTTGAAGAGACCCATTTTTTAATAGAAGAGATGGAGGTCCCGGAAGGCATGTACGGATGCTGTCTGGCGGCGCTTGTCTTCACAGAGTACAGATGACATACGCCATAATCTCCTGCAGCAAATGCCGGCGCCGGCGGATCATCGACCGTTCGTCGTCGTCCTCGATATGCCCGTACTGTAGCGGAACGGAAGAGCACAAAGGCCTCAGAGTGATCTTCGAGAACAAAGACCAGAGTGTCGTCAGGGACGCGCTTATGCGGACGCATCATATCGGCATTCCCGAAAAGAAAAGAACGGGGGCAGACCCCGATCCGCTCTCCACGATCATCTACAGATATGAGGCCTGCAAAGACCTGCAGGAGAAGATGACATTGGTCTCAAAGGGCCTGACGGACCTGTACGGCACATTCACGCTGGAGGACATTGAGAAGATCGATGAAAAGAACGCGGAGAAGCTGTTGAGCGCCATGCTGGAACTCTGTCTTGTGCGGGAAGTGAGGTACGGAAGGTACAGCGCCTGACGTCACTTAGGGACATCCTTCCTTGTTTTGCCTTCCATCCTTAGGACGTCCCTTACGACGCGGGACAGCTTCACATACATTGTGTAATAGAAATAAACCGCCGCCACGATCAATGCCAGAATGAAGCATGCGTAAAGCATTATCTCACTTTCGGACGTATAGGCCGCATACAGGACCATAATGAACACCACATTGACGAACATGCTCTGCAGAGCGAACTCCATGGGCTTCCGTCTGGCGATACCTTCTCCGACCGTGGTGCCTATTCCGGACAGGATCAGTATGTAGGATAATGCCATCAGAAATAACCACAGGTAATCTCCGACGCTTATGGACGCACCCTCTCCCGTGAGCACGGTCCCGAGGGTTCCGAAATAGTATATCGTGCCGAAGGCCATCGTGCACCCCATCCCCAGACCCAGACCGTAGCCGTAAAAGACCGAATCGGATTTGCCGTGGAACCTTTTAAGATTCATGACTGCGACCATCGCGAGACATTGTACGGCGGCGAACAGTATCATATAGATCATGCTCGGAGGACTCATCAGATATGTGTAGAAGGCGAAAAGCAACGTACCCGCTATCAACCCCACTACGAAAAGCGAAAAGAACGCCGGATCGCTGAAGAACGGCTGCTCGACCGCCGGGTAGGTGTACTTTCTAAGCACAGCATACATCAGTATCAGGGTCGGAGCGAAGGCCATTATTCCCGCCGCATACAGTATGACATCCATCCGTTGTACATACGCAGGCTGAATAATAACCTTTGTTGCGCTCAGAACTGCGTTGAACAAAGAGGGCGTCCGGCCCTAGCCCTTCCTTTACCTTTGCTCCGCCCGGATGCGGTCGTAGTAATGCACCACCATACAGGACCTCTCACACTTCCCGCATCTGATGCATCTCTTCCGGTCGACCTTGAAGCCCCCTTTTATCGTCACGGCGTTCTTAGGACATCCTTTCGCGCATATCCCGCACTCGGTGCACATCTCCGCCCGTATCAGCGCCTTTGCCGTCCTCTCGAACAAGGCCTCGGCATCCTTCTTCGTGCCGGCGGTGACGGATATCTGTCCTCCGCCGAATAGCTTCGATCTTCCGCTGTTCGTTTTCAGGAGAGCTATCTCAAACTCGGGGGAATACTTGACGTCCCCTATGACGCCTAAAGCATC
It contains:
- a CDS encoding insulinase family protein, whose product is MSGKNIFFEKTSGGIPVLIEKIPGCESAGYMVGVRTGSRDESENVMGISHLLEHVVFRETKNRSSYQMAKEMEGAGGEMNAFTGKEMTAFYGVTIKETKDVAKDTVSDVVVNPLINENDVELEKKIVIQELSMIENEPETYIHDVFSANIWRGHPLSQDEGGTVEIVKGLSSEDLREYYEERYGIPNISVFAAGAVEMKEVLSWAEEKFDGLSGKKKIERERPAAPKTGYSFRKNNSEHYHVAMGFPAYDPDHKDRAPLTLLSAVLGSGMSSRLFQEVREKKALVYSIYNMVEQRSDAGALCTCMSSTDGNVIESMETTAKVYRDVRDNGFGKGELERTKNLIKGALVRSMESTEHRMYMLGRDFLLNGKYLSLSDRLKAISGVTEEDVMRVASDVIRGSTLNVSVLGRKNKEIEKFNNSDLDL
- a CDS encoding PAC2 family protein; protein product: MTEMKIIRYSEQKYDNPTAIVGLPGIGLVGSILTSFAIRELDMEVVAAITSPDFPPYTLIQNGNPYPPVRVYGCRRENTSADCGDLVIVTSEITLRPEQYYDLNATLMGLFKEMGITSVIALEGIPQFEENMNIFACGSSAASKERIEGLGLKMLNDGLVRGLTGVMLYEAFYSNMDVIAMLCPANPALPDPRSAARILEPLSKIMPELAIDAEPLYKEAEEIESKIKQQQEYGYDVAPKDIQQLYG
- a CDS encoding pyruvoyl-dependent arginine decarboxylase; protein product: MQLIPTKYFVTSGKAASGISGLNAFDRALMSAGICEQNLVAVSSVIPDGAVMIDRVEIPMGAVTHCVMSQMRGRGEEVISAGIAYARRKDGKGGYVAEGHLHGSGKSLRIELEKRVEEMSKVREAAFEETHFLIEEMEVPEGMYGCCLAALVFTEYR
- a CDS encoding hydrogenase maturation protease; its protein translation is MAKLADRIVVIGLGSPIMCDDAVGLKVSEAVEALGLPDVDTLQEAVGGLDIIPMVSGYRYAVIVDAIQTGEYEPGTVLIFDPESFDCTVADVPAHDVNLATAIKMGRQMDNSVMPAVIKFVAIEVADLRTVSEEMTPKVAAAVDPAKNAVLHLLAGFRDPDPSY